Proteins from one Epinephelus moara isolate mb chromosome 1, YSFRI_EMoa_1.0, whole genome shotgun sequence genomic window:
- the tnfaip8l3 gene encoding tumor necrosis factor alpha-induced protein 8-like protein 3: MDSDSGEQSDGDLSPGQESFNSRSLALQAQKKILSKMATMVVANMLTDDTSSEILDELYKTSREYTKSKKEAHKIIKDVIKIALKIGILYRNHQFSPDELDTVERFKKKMNQAAMTAVSFYEVEYTFDRNILSELLLECRDLLHTLVEQHLTARSHARIDHVFNHFAHGEFLAELYGDREEYRLSLRKICNGINKLLDEGTL; encoded by the coding sequence GACAGGAGAGCTTCAACTCTCGCTCTCTGGCCCTGCAGGCCCAGAAAAAGATCCTcagcaagatggcgaccatggTGGTAGCCAACATGCTGACGGATGACACCAGCAGCGAGATCCTGGACGAGCTCTACAAGACGAGCCGGGAGTACACCAAGAGCAAAAAGGAGGCCCACAAGATCATCAAGGACGTCATCAAGATCGCCCTGAAGATCGGCATCTTGTACCGCAACCACCAGTTCAGCCCCGATGAGCTGGATACAGTAGAGCGCTTCAAGAAGAAGATGAACCAGGCGGCCATGACAGCAGTGTCGTTCTACGAGGTGGAGTACACCTTTGACAGGAATATTCTGTCGGAGCTCCTGCTGGAGTGCAGGGACCTGCTTCACACCCTGGTCGAGCAGCACCTGACGGCGCGCTCACACGCACGCATCGATCACGTTTTCAACCATTTTGCCCACGGGGAGTTCCTGGCCGAGCTGTACGGGGACAGAGAGGAGTACAGACTCTCCCTGAGGAAGATCTGCAATGGCATCAACAAACTGCTGGACGAAGGAACGCTTTAA